The DNA sequence TAGTCTTGAAGACCCTGGGCGTGCCGTCCGTAGGGTGGTTGGCCCGGATGCCGGCGAAGAAGAAGTAAGTTGTCTTGGAGCCCCGTACCGGGGCCGCAGTTTCCATTATGGTCTTCACCACCTAGAACGTATACTGTTCAAAATACATAACCTACCTAAGTAAAATTATGAAGATCTTTTTGACGTTAGATGGAGTACGAGACACACTGGGGCAAGAGATACAGgcgacctagccaagatgacaatcgatatcgcttcgctatcgaatcgctttgtgtctctctatcattcttcaatataagtgtgacagtgacgtttcgttcgctaccgagcgggaattgtatgtctgtgttcgctacggagcgttagcgactggcatgttgtctacggggcctgtccCTTTGATGCTGACATGTAATGTACAGTTGGATATGTTTATCTCACCTCATGTTCAGCTTCCGAGTTGAGTACCACCAGATGCGCGCCCTCGGCCTCGCACTCTGCGTACGCTTCGTTCCACGAGTACACGATTTTTGGTACTTTGTAGCAGCTGCCTACCGTCTTCTTGGGTATGTAATCTAGGTACAACGATTACTTAATTGGGTACTCGTAATAAAAGTATTATTCCAGTCATACaagtaaataggtactataaGTTAAAAAACTGTATAAATCAAGTTGTAGCAACTCACTTAATTCGACAGGCCATTAAAGGGTTTTTCAAAGTCAAGTAAAACTCTCTCTAACTTTTGAACTggacgtacagtcagcaatactattcgcttagcacctttgcatacaaacttctatgcagcgGGGGTCACTTTACCCTGCAGCTGACTGCACAAAAATAATTTACTACGTGTATGTAtaagataagtaggtatatagagTGCGTTATTTAGGTACCTTTGCCATAAGTACCGCATTGCTCATCGTACGGCGCACTGGCAGCATCCACTTTGCAAATAAAGGGCGCAGCTCGCCAGCACCCGGTAGATTCGATATCGCCGTTGCGAGTCACCACTTCGCATTCCATTAAATCATGTACGGGTTCCGTGTCCACTGAAAAGACACGGCtgctttttaaataaaatggataaCTATATTTCTCATGatcaagtccgccatttgtaatctttttttgtattttgtggaataaagtttaaatacctaaataaatatatacagtcTGTTTGTTACATGTattgtttgccaaattaaaacggcagagGTTGAGTCATTTAAcatcatatttataaaaaaaatgcttaggATTTTTCTCACTAATACGCACgtaacaatttgaaatttacgaaaATGTGACGTAGAACGGAAAAAACgtgccaatatttttttttctaggcatgagTAGATAGTAAATTATTCCacctatctgccgttttaatttggcaaacgctgtaccaaacaccctgtatataaacaGCTTCTTGGCTAAAACATGTGCAGGATTTCTTTAACCAATGCCCGCCAATACCAATATGAATGTATACTTACTCGGAACCATTGGCACTTCATCGCTGCTCCCAACAGAGTCGTGCGATTGTCTATCCGACTCCACCAGAACGTAGTCCCCGAGGTCCGGATACCGTTTAAACATGGCGTGAAGCTGCGTGATATCTTGCGGCAGGGgcaccatcagtttggcacctACGTCAGAGGCATTTAGGCATTCATTTGTCTTTTCTTTACACAAAGTTAAGAACATAATACCTACCAATTATGTTGGTACACcaataaaaatcattttaatACATATGTTAGGTATCCTTACAACCCCTTATCAAATTAACCGTTTCGatgcggatggcacgacaggcgtgtcatcaatgtttttaacgtgtggcgtatgacacgataggcgtgccatccGCAACTAATATTGGAATCGCCGCCACagccaaaagttttcgaaaatgaaaCACGCAACGAAATCCTAGCTGGGGTGGATGTGCAAGTTGCCAAAAAGTTGAAAAAGTTCTTGAAAAATTCAGGAAACAATTACAAGAAAATACGAGTTTCCATTTTTGAAATGGAAAATTacgatttccatacaaaaatatgagattCCCAAATTTATTGCTTGTGAAAATATCGCAACTTTGGAATGTTTCCGATGTACCATCAATAGCTGGTCAAGTCGGTATGTGGACTAAGCACTTTTTAATCCTGTGGCGTCGGCGACGTTAGACTCATCATAGTGAAAACTCGGGAATTGATGATACAATTTTCGTCATTGGGGGtgaactgaaaaccagcgctgtgGCTGCTAGTCTACACTGCAACTCAGCAAATGCTGAGATCATCCCTTTTCTCACCCTGTCTggtattttattgtttagtttttaGGAAACcctgtttttttagggttccgtaccgaaagggtaaaaacgggaccctattactaagactccgctgtccgtccgtccgtccgtccgtctgtcaccaggctgtatttcacgaaccgtgatagctagacagttgaaattttcacagatgatgtatttctgttgccgctataacaacaaatactaaaaacaggataaaataaagatttaagtggggctcccatacaacaaacgtgacttttgaccgaagttaagcaacgtcgggcggggtcagtacttggatgggtgaccgttttttgcttgttttgctctactttttgttgatggtgcggaaccctccgtgcgcgagtccgactcgcacttgtccggttttttttctgtatGTGTACGATTATGTGtggcaaaaaaatattattctattctatatgacCCACCTTCTGTGTCACATTTCTCCCTGGCTATCGCCGTCGAACGCGACTCAGTGTGCAGTTTGTAGAAGGCATCAGTGTGCTTGTTATAAGTGTAATCCGTTCTATACACTTTAGTCTGAGAAGGTGGCGCTGCGAGCGCTGATACTGAAAATGTAAGTGTTCGCAAGCGTTTTGAAACACTTTGATACTGACGGGGAAAAGTATTGAGTACGACTTAGCCAACTTTGCAGCggtttaaataggtaggtacattaacacattcagttccgaaaacccgactatcggctATTTAGGATTTCGTTctcaggccggacgacccgatagtcgggattgtGGCACAAcggctttatatgacgaaatttttgtggcttgACGCGCTtgacgcggatgtcttgtttgactaggtggcaatgaatgtgtaatgatgacattgccacgCTTTATCATCGCAAAGGCCCTGCAGAATTAGCTTGGCCCGACTCTAAAGCCTTGGGCTTTGCCAGACTGCGCCGTGCCTTTCGTAAACCTTGTGAAAATGCACCATGGTCGATATGAGTATAGGTATTGAAAACGTAATGAGGTTAACCGCATATCAAGGAACTACTGTTTTCCCCTCAACATAGGTACAATACCTATAATTCATGTGTTGGTCGTTAGGTAGAGGTACGTAAGACGTAAGTATTGGGGTAATTTCGAATAATATCTGAATGTCGATGTcaggtaatcccgaaaatccaGAGTCCAAATCCATTTTCGGAATTGCCCGACTTGAAGAGATACTTTATTTAACATTcttcaaaaatgtttgatccTCAACGGTTTTTGACCAACACACATATATgaaaggttaaataaaattatagcaaATCAGTATAAACTTACCGCAAAAGAATGTCAAAACAACACCGTATCTCCTGTTATCAATATACATGTTTATATTTAGGTTTAACACGACTGATCTAGCGGCTTGTTTTTGAAGCACTGAATCAATGAGTACTAATGGTTAAGTACCTAGTATTTATAATTACGCTTAAAGAAATGGACTTTTCATCCCAGGCATATTCATGTGTAAACAGGGAATACCTAGAATTGATAAGATGAAGAATAtgcaaatgaaaataaattgacGTCATTATGTTGCAGCTGACTCAAATAGGTCATGTTTATATTAGGTGGTGACCTATAAGCATGACCTATCTGAGTCAACTGTAATCAACTGGACCGGgagatttataaaaacaagaaaTATACCTAGTCGAGTTGTAGGTaccagtttttttaaattattgtacTATGTCAAGTGAaccagtaggtatacctaagcGTTTGTTTGTTATGCTGTTGTGGAAGTATGTACCATAATAcgatgtcatattttcataggaattaggatgaccggtcgaagtatttaataaatggcgccagcatagatttTCCTGTCAATCCTACGAATAGTGCCACATTCTTGTTTTTCAGCCAAATGTTAAATAATGCGTCGTATGAGGCCATTGTATTCACTGTAAACATTTGTTTCGGAAAATgtatggtacagtcagcagcagaagttgctaagcgggcgaggtgttcaaaattgccttgacacgctctgattcttttaacaataaagtcgcgtcaagatcattttgaacacctggcccgcttagcaacttctgctgctgactgtaccatacATTTTCCGAGAAACTTTGTTTACCAACACTGTTTATTGTtattagcataagttttaaatgaataaatattatcttatctttgtTTATAAACATAATTGTTTATGGTGAATACGTGGCTTGAACGAGTCAGAATACTGGCCCATGAAAGAAAGggttggcgattactccaccgacaagagcagaACTCTTAAGTTAGGCACCTATGGTGATGATGAGACGCTGCAGAGTAATCTTGGTTCCACTCCAATAGGTTTGGACGGCAGTTTAGCCTAGCTAGTTAAGTACGATTGCCACCGAACGGGCGGAGTCATCGCGAATTTCACATATTTGTACTGCCGCAAACCGATCGGCTGCTTGCGGACGCAGACGGCTCCGGTCGGATTCCATCGCTTCTGCCATACATAATGTTAAAATAGACACATTGAAAATGCGCTCCGGCGCGGCCcgactccagccggtcggtgggaatcgtacatCAGTAGTAATAGTAACTCTGCCGTGCCTACATAACCTACATTTCTAGAAATCTAGATGTATTCAATTTCAGAGATGCAATGACAGACCGGCCAAGTCTATAGCTCCTAGAGCCTCTGGTTGTGAAAAATACCTCCTTTTTTTACAGATCAAGTAGGTATGGACCATACGGGCAAGCGTAGTTCGCCATAGTCGATAAGCTTTAGCTAGAAATTAGTTTAATTGTAAATTGTGACGAatgaggtaaaataaaaacacctGGTAATTATGCAGTAGTTTTATTGTTACAGTATCGCGAGCCCGATGTTACAGCTGCTTGCTCGCGCTCTACGCCGCGACCAGCGCGTTACAAACTGACCCTTATTACCTCCCACCTAGAGCCCATTAAGGCTCAGCAGTAACGCCTTGGCCGCGAACATAACGCTACAAAATTATTACAATAGTTTTGGCAGGTCGCAACAATGGTAAAATGCAACTAATTCCGTACACGACAGAAACACGTatcataatatttacattacacACTCTGTCACATTTCGGAACTAAACACTACAGTCCGttacaaaattaaactaaaacaaaCTATACATAGGAAACGTTGACAGAGGTCACATCAAGCGAACATTCCAACTACTAAGTCTTATAAGTGAACATTTTGTCTTGGGCGATATAACGAGAATTAATACAGCCATTTGATATTTTAACCTAGAGTTAGAGTAACTTAAAACCGACTATCAGTGCACAGAATACCTACTATGTACATTACGACTGGTAAATAGAAAAGAGTCACGAGAAAATACGACATTTTatcattttttgtatttttttaaagtttttaagtataaatcaggattaaaattataacataaATCGTGGTGGTATTGAGTAAGAGCATTAAAACTAAGATCATTATTGAAAGAAACTTAAAAATTGTATGTAATTATTACTATTTACACAATTGAATTAAATCGGGGACGAGCCCGCAAGTGACTTATACATTCgagtaaattattataatagtaGAAAAGCCGAGGACTGGCTGTCGAGTAGGAACCTAAACTAGGTACAACTAAAGGTCACTTGTGTATGTGAAGACAGTCGTGTACGCGGAACTTAAACAATACGAGATCTCTGAAAGTCTGGAAACGCGATACGTACATTACATAAGGCCGACCACACTGGACCACGCACTCCACTGAGAAGGAATTGAGTCCTGGTATTCATAAACCGTATCAGTATCGTGACATTATTGTACATTTTAATCCAAGGTGTCAAAAAAATAATGTCGAGAAAAATTTGAAGCGAACTTTTGTCACCTAGTAAATGAGCTACTAGCAAAACGATTTGGTTTTCTGTAGGCCGAGCGACTAGTGCacttgaaacaaaaaaatacgcggagattttaatttaatcttGCTCGAATATACCTTATTTTCACCCCAGCCGTGCATAAGACTTCGAGTATCTTCTATCCCAAGATTTCATTTGACACCGTAAGTACCGTAACGCAATAAAGTAGGTAGACTATTCGAATCATTTtcctttttgtaatttaatgatAATTTCTTCCAGTGAAGTATCGTGTTCAAGTAAGTTCGGGACATAAAATAAGAAGCCGCCGCATGTGCGCGAGCGCACCTAACCTTTTACAAACGCCGAATACCTCTATGCGTCTACTTATTATATTCTTATTTACATACATCCAATCGAACGTCATTACAAAGTTATATCTAAAGCATACCTCAGTCTAgctctataaataaaaaatgccttACGGCATTTTAAAATCAACTTAACACATTCGCGGACACGAATACTATCgcctagtttttttttgtttcatttgGCCTATAACACCGGTCCGCGAACGTGTTAAAAATGT is a window from the Cydia amplana chromosome 6, ilCydAmpl1.1, whole genome shotgun sequence genome containing:
- the LOC134649207 gene encoding macrophage mannose receptor 1-like — protein: MYIDNRRYGVVLTFFCVSALAAPPSQTKVYRTDYTYNKHTDAFYKLHTESRSTAIAREKCDTEGAKLMVPLPQDITQLHAMFKRYPDLGDYVLVESDRQSHDSVGSSDEVPMVPMDTEPVHDLMECEVVTRNGDIESTGCWRAAPFICKVDAASAPYDEQCGTYGKDYIPKKTVGSCYKVPKIVYSWNEAYAECEAEGAHLVVLNSEAEHEVVKTIMETAAPVRGSKTTYFFFAGIRANHPTDGTPRVFKTITNQTLEEAGYFQWSDNEPNNYDDSEFCGSLFKNDGKYNDLNCSHEYAFICEKEAQDTLN